A window of Pyrus communis chromosome 3, drPyrComm1.1, whole genome shotgun sequence genomic DNA:
TCCAAGAAGCAAAAGGGCTCACAATCACATGGAATGCATGGAcatcaagaaaacaagaaaacaaaaacgcaTGTGTCTATTGTTTAGTGGATAAGAACAACAATAATTATAACAAGACAAATTAAAGAGACAATAAGTGGATGGCCAACCGGCCAGCACTTGCAAGTCAATAATGCATTTGCCACAATTAAAAGGTGAAACTTAAAACTGTACATTTTTTTTCCCGCTAATTATTGAGTATTTAGACTATGATATAATGttatgaaagttatctatttaaGCTATATTTTGTGAATTATATGATGTGacgattaataatttaattattatttaaatataagtATAAAGtaacgtatttattttttattagtgataCATAACATAATATACAAATGTGATCTAAAAAGTTGATCTACACGGTGTGCCAGCTGCTGCGGAAAACCTATAGATTTTGTTCTCTTTCAGCACTTGTGTTGTGCTCTATCAAAATTAGTGGAAGAAATTAATGGTAAGCACTAGTAAGTTCAAGGGAAGGAACATGGAGACAGGACTTGTGCTCTTGATCCCCATACTTCATCTCCTACTGCTTGTCATGGTAACacttcatttctctctctactaATTCTTATACTTTAAATTAGAAAAATCTCATGATACTGCAACAATGGCAATcgtaccaatttgttatatattaTGCAGTGTCCTCAGGGAATCGAAGGAAGAGACTTTATGGATCGAAGAATTCGTGCCAAGACAGATGGTGATAATGGCCATGAAACTATACATCATGACCATGCTCATCATGCTCATCATGCTCATCCATCATCCCACATGCATCACATGGACCATTCCCTCATGATTTTCTTCACCTTGAAGGACCTAAAGCTGGGGAAAACAATGGCCATCTATTTTCCCAAAAGAAACCCTTCAAAATCTCCCCACTTGTTGCCAAGAGTAGAAGCTGAATTATTTCCCTTCTCCTCAAAACAACTCCACCACCTTCTTCAAgttttttccttctctcaaGACTCTCCCCAAGCCAAAGCCATGGAAGATACTCTTAGACAATGTGAGACTGAACCCATCAAGGGAGAGATCAAGTCATGTGCTACTTCTTTAGAATCCATGCTTGACTTTGCACGCAGCATCTTCGGATTGGATAATACTTTCAGTGTTGTGTCCACTACCCATCTCACAAACTCATCCACCCATTTCCAGAACTACACTATTTTGGAAGAACCTAAAGAGGTTTTAGCTCCCAAGATGGTGGCATGTCACACCATGCCTTACCCTTATGCGGTTTTCTACTGTCACAGCCAAGAAAGCATGAACAAGGTTTACAAGGTTTCATTAGGTGGTGAGGATGGAGATAGAGTGGATGCTGTTGCTGTTTGCCACTTGGACACCTCTCAGTGGAGCCCTAATCATGCTTCATTTCAAGTCCTTAGGATTAAGCCAGGGTCTTCCCCTGTGTGCCATTTCTTTCCTGCTGATAATCTTGTATGGATTCCAACCTCCACTTCTGTGTAACATTTAATGCAGCACAGTGTTTGACTATAAAAATAAAGGTCAATGTTCTTCGGAACTTGTTGATTTTTCTAGCTCCCTAAACTACGTACGAACATATTCTCTTACGTTTTATTCCGCTCGTCTGTGTCTGGGCAGTGAAGACTCTCATCCGTATGGATAGTTCAATGAGTTGATTAATTCACGTCAAGAAAAACCGCAAGATAAATCTTGCAATTACAATTGCAAGATAAGCATGCGAAAAAACAATTGCTTCTCTTATCCTCTCTTTGAAGCTAGTCAAATGGTTCAGTGCCTATGGAagtatgcattttttttttaaattgaacacTGAAGATGGGCAGAGCACTAAAATTCCAGCAGTTCCTGAAGGAATAAAATGATCATGAGACCTTTCACATGGGAAGATACGTCTACTGTCCACAGTTTTCATAATCACATATGTAAGCATGGTTAATCACATGAAACACCAATAATTGAGAagatttaaatataaatattaaactTGATGTaatatattgatattttaatttctaaGGTCTTCTTTGATCAGACCATGTAAGTCTGCCTAATGCTTCAAAGGAATGAAGAATGATGACTGAAACCTTATGTCCAAAAGCCAGTCGGTGCTAGCATGACGACTGCTGTAACTGTACTAGAACAACTTAGTTTTCTACCTTTAATGAAAACAATATTTGAAaacattcttcatattttcttgtAAATGTTAAAAGTACAACACCAGCCCAAAGATTAAGGTCCAGCCCATTATGAAAGTCTTGGTGTTCTAGAAGAATCATGCATGGGATTTtgctagagaattctagcaaGCAATGTAGGTGGGATGCGTGCACATTAGTAGGCTAGAAAATTCTAGCTATAATATCATATAGGTTTGTTTGCTAGAAAAATATAGAAGCAGTGGGCAGTTGTAGAAAGAATTAGAAGATTAGGTTCCATGTAAAGCCCATGTTGGTGGGCAAGGGGAAAGTCAGCAAGCCCACCTATAAATATGGGGGTGGTGTTGTAAACTTGTAATCAAGAAGAAATAAGAGAGCAAACCAAGAGAGAGTTAAGTAAGAGACTGAGAAGCCTTGTAAATGAGTAGTCTTGTGAAGAGTGTGAGTGGTTTAGAGTGTGTCTCTAGAAGTGATAGAGTGTCATAACTTCTAAAGTGTGTCCTTGAGAAtgtgtgttgtaatattttgtgtgtgtaattgtttacttgttttgtctctcCAGTTAAAGTTGTGTGCTCTAATTTTTCCttaacaattggtatcagagttaTGATCAGAGACCGTCTCTAGTGAAGCTTCCAAGAATCGTGAGTAGTACTTTGCAAGATTGTTAACTAATCTTGTTCGGCGTATCGACGTTCTGCCAACACGATGAGTGACTTTCAAGTCGTTGGAGGAATTAAGAagttgaacaacaaaaattacaacacaTGGGCGATGTGTATGGAGTCTTACCTACAAGGCTAAGATTTTTAGGAGATTGTCGACGGTAATGAAGTTACGCAGCCGGAAGAAGGCGCCAGGGCGCTCTGTGGAAGCGGAAGATTAAGGCAGGGAAGGCCATGTTCGCCCTAAAAACCACAATTGAAGAGGACATGTTAGAGTACATAAGGAAAGCCAAAACACCGAAAGAAGCGTGGGGCACCTTTGCCACACTCTTTtcaaagaggaacgatacaaaactACAGTTTCTCGATAATAAGCTATTATTAGTGGCCCAAAgggacatgacgattgcccaatATTTCCACAAGGTAAAGTATTAGCTATGAAATTTCTAAATTAGATCCTAGTGCTGACATAGTAGAATGCaggataaaaagaataattatccatagGTTGAGACCCAAATATTAAGGCTTCATTGCCATTGTACAAGGATGGCTGACCCAACCATCAtttattgagtttgagaattTGCTTGCCAATCAAGAAGCTTTGGAAAAGCAAATGGGAAAGGTCTCGTCAAGAGGTAAGGAGGAAGcactctacaccaacaaaagtaaAGGTAGATTCAAGCAGCATGCTGGTAATGAATCTAAAAGAATGGTGACAAGGTgaaaggtcatcaaggaggtGGGAGTTCTCGGCCAGAGGGAGCTCCAACGTATCACAACAATcgtggtcagtcccagaataataaaaggttTGAGGGTAaatgttacaattgtggaaagaaggCCACATGGCAAAGGACCCTCATCTAAAAGCAGTTCGACGGATATTGAGATATGTACaaagtacaattgactatggtttGTTGTACAATAAAGGTGAAGACCATAAGTTGGTTGGCTATTATGACATAGATTTTGCAGgggatcatgacaccaggagattgACCATTGGGTATGTCTTTAGAATTGGGTATGGAGTAGATTCGTGGTGCAGCAAGAGACAACCAACAATGTCTTTGTCAACCACGGAAGCAGATTATaaagcagcagcaatggcagcatCAAAAGAATGCATGGTTGGTatagttgatgagtgatctatatcaaccagtagattatgcagtaccattgtactgtgataaccaattgGCAATTAACTTGGCAGAAACTCCAGTCATTCATGTGAGaactaagcatgtggaggtaCACTATCATTTCATTAGAGAGCAGGTCTTGCTAAGATAAGACAGATCAATATAGATGATCAAATTgtggacttgttcacaaaagtTTTGAGTACCGGCAAGTTTGAAAAGTTTCGTTGTCAACTCAACgtggagaaaaaaaatgagctggtgttgagggggagtgttaaaagTATAACACCAGCCCAAAGATTAAGGTCTAACCCATTATGAAAATCCTAGTGTTCTAGAAGAATCATGCATGGGATTTTGCTAAAGAATTCTAGCAAGCAATGTCAGTAGGATGGATGCATATTAGCAAGCTAGAGAATTCTAACTATAATATCATATAGGTTTGTTTGCTAGAAAAATCTAGAAGCTTGTAACAAATGTGTCATAAGTAAAAACCCATGTTGGTGAGCTGTTGTAGAAAGAACTAGAAGATTAATTTCCATGTAAAGCCCATGTCGGTAAGCAAGGGGAAAGTCGGCAAGCCCACCTATAAATATGGGTGTGGTGTTGTAAGCTTGTAATCAAGAAGAAGTAAGAGAGCAAACCAAGAGAGAGCTAAGTAAGAGAGTGAGAAGCCTTGTAAGTGAGTAGTCTTGTTTTAAGTGTGAgtggttttgagtgtgtttctAGAAGTGAGATAGTGTCATAGCTTCTAAAGTGTGTCCTTGAGAttgtgtgttgtaatattttgtgtgtgtaatacaagtaatttgtttacttgttttgtctctccaacacttgtgttagagttgtgtGCTTTAATTTTTCCTCAACAGTAAATACTTATGACCTTAAAGATATAAATTTACTTTTCACTTTTGCATTCAAGCAGTcacatatatataacatatattcAACAAGATTATAATAAATAACTGAAAATGATTCAAACTTATAATACAAAACTCACGAACTAGCCGAAAACAATATAATAGTCTTAGTGACTTAACTCCAAAATGAATGCAAAAGAGAACTAACTAAATTAGAAAACATGAATCTCCCACTAATCCAATGcatcaaaattgaaaactaagcCAACGTTCTTCGCATGCATATGGAATGCTACATTAGGAATAGTTTTATTGAGTGGATCCGCCAACATTGATTTAGGATCAATGTAATCTATTTTGACTTGCTGCTTCTTGACTTCTTTGCGAATCATCTTATACTTAAGATTCAGATGTCTAGTTCTATTAGACCTTTTCTTATTCCGAGCATGGAAAATAAACGGCTTTGTTATCGCACCATAAGTGTATAGGCCTAACAATCGATTCGATAACATTCACGCCAGATATGAAGTTCTTCAACCACACAGCTTGCTAAGTGGCTTCATACCAAACTACATACTCAGCCTGCATAGTAGATGTATCAACTTCCTGTCTTTTATACTTTTTCAAGACACAACTCCTCCGGCGAGCATGAAAACATAGCTGGAAGTAGACTTGAGAGAATCTGCACACCCCGTAAAATCCGAATCCAAGTAGTCAATCAACTCAAGATTGTTGGTCCTTTTATAACAGAGCTTATAAGTCTTAGGCCCTTTCAGATATCTCATACTCTATTTGCAGCCATCCAATGAGTGAAACCTTAGATTAATATCTAGACAAAACATCAATTGCTTGAGCAATATCAGGTCTAGTGCACACTTGTGTGTACATGAGGCTGCCTATAAGAGAAGCATAATGTCTTCTAGCCATCTCTGCCCTTTCAATTTTAGTTTGGGGGCATTGGAATTTACTTAGCTTGTTTGCCTTTTCCATGGGAATGTCACAACCATTGGAATCCTGCATGTCAAACCTTTTAAGAATTTGTTCAGGTAAGCTTTTTGAGATAAGCCAAGTATTTTATTCTTCCTATCTCTAGTGATTTCTATCCCGAAAACGTAAGATGCCTCCCCTTtgtctttcatctcaaatttattAGACAAGAAAAGCTTTGTCTCATGGAGTAGGGTAAGATTGGTGCTAACTAGCaatatgtcatctacatagaggaccaaaattacaaaattcCTAACATTGAGTTTTAGATATATGCACCTGTCAAAAGGATTTTCAATGAAACCACAATCTTGGATAActcaatcaaatttcaagtaCCATTATCTTGAGGCTTGTTTCAAATCATAAACGGATTTCTTGAGCTTACATgtcaaattctttcttctttcttgaaTGAACCCTTTAGGTTGCTTCATGAAAATTTCTTCATCTAAATCTCCATTCAAGAATACggtttttacatccatttggtgTAGAAACAAGTCAAAGTGAGCTACGAGTGCCATTATGACTCTAAATGAATCTTTGGTACAAGTTGGAGAGAATATCTCATTGTAGTCAATTCCTTCATTTTGTATAAAACCCTTGACTACTAATCTAGCCTAAGATCACTCTATGTCTCCCTTAGAATCTCTTTTGGTTTAGAATACCCACTTACATACTATAGCCTTGCACCCTTTTGGTAATTGGACCAACTCCTAAACTCCATTTTTACTCATTGATTCGACTTCATGGTTTTCAACCACTCTTCATTTTGTAAACTAGTCAtggcttctttgaatgtaattGGAACAAGCCCTCCCAGTTTAAATTCAGATTCTTGAAGATAACAAGAAAATCATCCGGTATTGCAGGCTTTCTAgttctttaggattttcttaaATTGGTTTTGGTTGTCGACATTGTTAGCAGGGGCTATAGGCTCATTCGCTTGAATTGATATGTCATGATCATCACGTGTTATTTCTTACTACTCATTTTCTACGTGAGCATTAGTGGGACTTCCTCACTTGCTATCATGGTGGGGACAACAACAATATCCTCTTCTAGAACAACCTTTTGTTGATTAACTTCCTTTTATTCTTCAAAGCTTAAGCTTTCAACCTCTAAATCACCAATAGACTCTTCTGTAAACttagctctcctagattcaatAATTCTTGTGGTGTGATTTGGATAATAAAACTGATAGCCTTTGCTTCTTTTCGGGTATCCAATGAAGAAACAACTAATGGTTCTTGGGTCCAACTTTTTCTCCAATGGATTATAAGCTCTTGCTTCTGTCTTGTAAACCCCAAACTTTTAGTTGAAATACACTTGGTTTCTTCTTGTACCACGATTCATATGGAGTGCTTGGAATAGATTTGCTGAGAACTCTATTTAAGATGTAGTTCACTGTCCTTGTAGCCACACTCCACAAAACATTGGCAACCTTGTGCAGCATATCATACTCCTCACAATATCTTTATGAGATCTATTTCGTCTTTTTGAAACTCCATACTGTTCAGGTGTTCCACGATTAGTATACTGTGCTACAGTGCCATTCTTATCCAAAAATGGTGCAAAAGGTCCAGGGCGATGGCCAACTTCATCATACTTGCCATAGTATTCCCCACCTCTATCGGATCTATCAACTTTGATCTTTAAGTCCAATTTGTTTTCCACTTCAGCTTTATATATTTTAGGGTGAAGTGCTGATTTAATCCCTGAACTATCACCTCAGTGAAAGTTAAGtccttaaattattttttcggtaaaataagtcattaaattcattaaaaattgctaatttcatccctactattatattcaaagctattttatccaatttttcatcaacttaagtcacttgacacactttagagtgtaataccgtcattttctcgcctataagcccttaacatttcatatagattGTGAATCTaatgtctaatttaccctccgAAGTTAACTTACACTAGttctttatgaaaaactaccaattcaccctccaaagttaactccatacactgtttctttatgaaaaattaccaaTCTCCCTTCCAATGtatatcacatgcaagtaacgtagcttaaattgatggaaaattgaatatagtagcttcgaatataatattagggatgtaattggtagatttttataatggaatgattgatttttctgaaaaaatagtttagcgacctaattttcactaaggtaataattcaaaaactaaattgGCAGTTCATCCTATATTTTAAAAGCTTTAAACGTAGCAGATTTTTCAGCCAAAAAATACACATGTGACCATACCTAGAATAGTCATCTATGAAGGTGATGAAATACTTAAAACCATCATGTGTTAGTGTAGGAACAGATAACATATGTCAGTGTGAATAAGTTCCAGCAGATTTTGGCTTCTAATTGCATCCTTTTTCTTGGTGTTAACCATTTTTCCTATTATACATTCAACACAAACATCCATGTCTTGATAATCAAGTGGTggcaaaattttagtttttttaaagtTGCATTTGTTCCTTTGATATATGTCCTAAACGCTTGCCATAACTTGGATAAAGTTTCATTGGTTGAATCATTCTCTTAATTCTTACGTGTTCATGGAGACAAAAGGAACCTTGCAATTTAGCTTAAACAAACCACTTCCAATAGAATACAACTTATGACTAATAtcaaaactattttcattaaaattcggAAAAAAACTTATTCTTAATGAGTTTGCTAATAGAAACCAAATTTCCTCTCATGGAAgatgtggagcctaaaataatccaaacaattctagaggcgacatgtgggcttttattcaaggaagacaagattgccctcaataaatgggcaggctTCTTAGATGCTCCCACGCGCAGCTCACATTCCTGAAGGTCTCAGCAGCTAAATACGACTGCCCACAACTCACCTGCCCTTGGCAatgaattaaagataaggattaattgcCCAAATCCTatatttaatacattcccatttgaagattgactccaatcaagtaagtaatcctaatttaaataaaGTAGGGATAATTACACCATTATCTCAAAATAtaatttcctattaaatatcttgggaatatttagagaatatctctccattaaacactatggccggccctatccctataaataccccatattctaccaaattttcagAGCTTTTGCAACCTTAAAAAAGccttaaacactttactctctcagagaaactaacttaggcatcaaaGATCCGTTGACCTAACCCTCTCACCTCGTGGAagcgtgaggcttaggtctttgatcaaaggtgttgattgttttgcaggtgcattttcgtcaagattGAAGatggcagaaatttgcatcgacaaattggtgctttcattgagagctgatTCAAAATACTCGAAAAAAGCTCTCGCATtagttttttgaattttctattacgttgaatttctcacacgtcttatcaattaatttttcctagaaaactTTCTCGATCAATCCCTggagaaaggatacaatggtaggaaattcagAAACTATGATGAATGGAACCCTGTACGTGCAAGGATTTGGACCAGAGAATGGAGACGAGGACATAGCCCCACGATGGAGGTCCTCAAGGCTCAATGCGACGGCATAAAGAGCTCCACCGCCGTGGAGTCGCGCCACTAACATCACTACCGTGAGCTAGTAGCCACGGTAAGGCCATCAAGCCACGGCACCACTCCTACTGTTACTGCCCTTGTAGCGCCGCACCCAACCAAGCCTTAGGTAAGAGGCCCAGGTCTATTTCCAAGCCCATAGGCATGAAGCCCAAAACTTGGCAGCTGCCATAGCAGGCCCAGGGTAGGAGGCCTAGCCCATTATGACAGTAGGTTCAAACCCGAGCCCATGATGCAGCAATTGTTGCCTAGCTCAATGGGCCCAAGCCCAAGCTACCCAGCCAGTAGGCCATGATGTGGCAGCCTAACGGCCATGCAGGTCTAAGGCGAGCAGGCGCCGACCCAACGACTTGGCCCGTGGCCCAATCCATTATGAGGCCACCTCCAGTGATCCAAATTCCAACCACAGGTCCCGCGATCGATTCAAAGTTACTTTCACCCTATTTTTATGCAAAAATGCTCGCTTTGGGCTCAAGTTTTGTACTTGTAGTCCATTATACTTCTACCACACATGGAGGCGCCCATTATCTAGACTCTTCTAATCCAAATAGCAAGCACCACCTGCCCCAGCATGTCGCCAATTTGACAAATGCCCTTGTCTAGCAGACCACCTTAGTGAACTAGCTCCTCGAGCGCATCGAGATGAAGGACACCCTAGACGACGTGTCACGAAGCAGGATAAGGGCAGAAGAACGTGACTCATTCTAACGACATTTCGGTAAAAAATCGCTTAGCCCGTCACTAACTGTGCATTCAGGTAGTGTGCACTCTCGTTTGGGCCCTCGGGCAAACTTCTTATCTTGCCTAGATGCACAGAGAAACGTTCATTCCCTACTTTGACGAGCACTCATGATATTCCAGGAGAAGCGTCCATACAAGGCTAGGCCCACAAGTAAATCTTCCTACGAGGTAATGGAATGGGCAGCCGCTTGATACCCAAAGAAGAGCATGTGAGCAGTCCAGCTCAAGTTCCACTGGCAGCCTCCGCCTAGAGTGACGGTGGGCAACATAAAGCGAACCACGTTTATCGCGACGACACAAATGAGCAAGATATGCCGAAAAGCAACTTGGACCAACAAGTCAACACCAGGGGCAGCAGGAAGCTTCGCTGCCCCTACCAAGTGCAAATCTAAGAGGAAGTACAAAGGCTG
This region includes:
- the LOC137727898 gene encoding BURP domain protein USPL1-like; this translates as MVSTSKFKGRNMETGLVLLIPILHLLLLVMCPQGIEGRDFMDRRIRAKTDGDNGHETIHHDHAHHAHHAHPSSHMHHMDHSLMIFFTLKDLKLGKTMAIYFPKRNPSKSPHLLPRVEAELFPFSSKQLHHLLQVFSFSQDSPQAKAMEDTLRQCETEPIKGEIKSCATSLESMLDFARSIFGLDNTFSVVSTTHLTNSSTHFQNYTILEEPKEVLAPKMVACHTMPYPYAVFYCHSQESMNKVYKVSLGGEDGDRVDAVAVCHLDTSQWSPNHASFQVLRIKPGSSPVCHFFPADNLVWIPTSTSV
- the LOC137728129 gene encoding secreted RxLR effector protein 161-like gives rise to the protein MAKDPHLKAVRRILRYVQSTIDYGLLYNKGEDHKLVGYYDIDFAGDHDTRRLTIGYVFRIGYGVDSWCSKRQPTMSLSTTEADYKAAAMAASKECMVGIVDE